Proteins co-encoded in one Capsicum annuum cultivar UCD-10X-F1 chromosome 9, UCD10Xv1.1, whole genome shotgun sequence genomic window:
- the LOC107843238 gene encoding putative pentatricopeptide repeat-containing protein At3g08820, with protein sequence MNPTSSIPPKALLELKTALFHGFHSFNQLKHIHARIIRYGFMHNNYLLNLLLKFTLNNFNHPNYAQLLFNQAREPNIYVYNTMIRGLVSNNCYEEGIYYFYAMREEGFFPDHFTFPFLFKCCTRLFEFDLGVKAHGVVVKMGYDCDVFVNTGLVCLYSKCGLLDDAHKVFDDMREDLKNVVSWTAIMTGYIGVGKFREAIELFRRSLEMGSRPDSFSIVRVLLACSRVGDVSTGEWIHGYAVEMGMGRNVFVNTGLIDMYGKCGKMVKAREVFDGMVEKDVVSWSAMIQGYAANGLPKEALEVFYRMQREGVRPDCYSMVGVLSACARLGALEVGEWASRLMERDEFFDNAVLGTALIDMYAKCGRMVSAWEIFRQMTVKDRVVWNAVVLGLAMHGHVKSALCCFGQVEKLGLKPDGNTFIGLLCACTHAGLVGDGRKYFHSMTHSYSLEPAIEHYGCMVDLLGRAGLLDEAHSLIGTMPMKANAVIWGALLSGCRLHRDTKLAEHVLKQLIQLEPWNSGNYVLLSNIYASNNKWDDSERVRSSLNEARMQKIPAYSWIEIDGVVHEFLVGDTYHSISEKIYGKLSELSKELREAGYVPRTEYVLFDIEEEEKEQFVGCHSEKLALAFGLLRTRPSEVIRIIKNLRICGDCHTFFKHVSKISEREIILRDNNRFHCFLKGSCSCGDYW encoded by the coding sequence ATGAATCCAACATCCTCAATCCCCCCAAAAGCTCTATTAGAACTAAAAACAGCTCTCTTTCATGGCTTCCATTCATTCAATCAACTCAAACATATCCATGCACGTATTATTCGTTATGGCTTCATGCATAACAACTATCTCCTAAACTTACTACTAAAATTTACGTTGAACAATTTCAACCATCCGAATTATGCTCAACTTCTTTTCAACCAAGCGCGAGAACCCAACATTTATGTATACAATACTATGATACGTGGGTTGGTATCGAATAACTGTTATGAGGAAggcatatattatttttacgcgATGAGGGAGGAGGGTTTCTTCCCTGATCATTTTACGTTCCCGTTCTTGTTCAAGTGTTGTACGAGGTTGTTTGAGTTTGATTTGGGTGTTAAGGCACATGGGGTTGTTGTGAAAATGGGATATGATTGTGATGTGTTTGTGAATACTGGGTTGGTATGTTTGTATTCGAAATGTGGGTTGCTTGATGATGCTCATAAGGTGTTTGATGATATGCGTGAGGATTTGAAGAATGTTGTGTCGTGGACCGCGATTATGACGGGGTATATTGGTGTTGGGAAGTTTAGGGAAGCGATTGAGTTGTTTCGAAGGTCGTTGGAGATGGGTTCGAGGCCGGATAGTTTTAGTATCGTGAGGGTTTTGTTGGCGTGTAGTCGCGTAGGGGATGTTAGTACGGGGGAATGGATACATGGGTACGCGGTAGAGATGGGTATGGGGAGGAATGTGTTTGTGAATACGGGGTTGATAGATATGTATGGTAAATGCGGAAAGATGGTGAAAGCTCGCGAGGTTTTTGATGGGATGGTGGAGAAGGATGTTGTTTCCTGGAGCGCGATGATTCAAGGTTATGCCGCGAATGGACTTCCTAAAGAGGCGTTGGAGGTGTTCTACAGGATGCAACGAGAGGGTGTTAGACCGGATTGTTACTCGATGGTTGGTGTACTCTCTGCTTGTGCTAGGCTAGGAGCGTTAGAAGTTGGCGAATGGGCTAGTAGGTTGATGGAGAGGGATGAGTTTTTCGACAATGCTGTTTTAGGTACAGCGTTGATTGATATGTATGCTAAATGTGGGCGGATGGTATCCGCGTGGGAGATATTCAGACAAATGACGGTGAAGGATAGAGTAGTCTGGAATGCTGTTGTATTGGGTCTTGCTATGCACGGGCATGTGAAATCCGCGCTTTGTTGTTTTGGTCAAGTCGAGAAGCTTGGTCTAAAGCCTGACGGAAACACATTCATCGGTCTTCTTTGTGCTTGTACTCACGCTGGTCTTGTTGGCGATGGTCGCAAGTACTTTCACAGCATGACTCACTCGTACTCCTTGGAACCAGCAATTGAACATTATGGATGCATGGTCGATCTTCTCGGCCGAGCTGGCTTACTTGATGAAGCTCACTCGCTGATTGGAACTATGCCAATGAAGGCTAATGCCGTCATTTGGGGAGCGTTGTTAAGTGGCTGCCGGTTACATCGCGATACTAAGTTGGCTGAACATGTGTTGAAACAGTTGATTCAATTGGAACCATGGAACTCTGGAAACTACGTTCTTTTGTCGAACATCTATGCATCTAACAACAAATGGGATGATTCAGAAAGAGTCAGGTCTTCTTTGAACGAGGCGCGGATGCAGAAGATTCCTGCGTATAGTTGGATCGAGATAGATGGAGTTGTTCATGAGTTTCTTGTTGGAGATACGTATCATTCCATATCAGAGAAGATATACGGGAAACTAAGTGAACTCAGcaaggagttgagagaggcagGTTATGTTCCAAGAACAGAATACGTTCTATTTGACATCGAAGAGGAGGAGAAGGAGCAGTTCGTAGGCTGTCACAGTGAGAAGCTCGCGCTTGCGTTTGGCTTACTACGTACTAGACCTAGTGAAGTTATACGAATAATCAAAAATCTCCGTATCTGTGGTGATTGTCATACGTTCTTCAAGCATGTATCAAAGATATCGGAGAGAGAAATCATCTTGCGCGATAATAACCGGTTCCATTGTTTCCTTAAAGGTTCATGCTCATGTGGAGATTACTGGTAA
- the LOC107842270 gene encoding glucosamine 6-phosphate N-acetyltransferase, whose protein sequence is MMQHQNPVEDAFHIRKLEISDKEKGFIELLRQLTVCDSVSDEKFNERFEEIANYGDDHRICVIEDVRSGKIVATGSVFIEKKFVRNCGKAGHIEDVVVDSSARGLQLGKRIVEYLADHAHSMGCYKVILDCTEENRPFYEKCGFKKKEIQMVKYFV, encoded by the coding sequence ATGATGCAGCACCAAAATCCTGTCGAAGACGCGTTTCATATACGCAAACTGGAGATTTCGGACAAAGAAAAGGGCTTTATCGAATTGCTGAGACAATTGACTGTGTGTGATTCTGTATCTGATGAGAAATTCAACGAAAGATTTGAAGAAATCGCGAATTATGGCGATGATCATCGTATTTGTGTGATCGAAGATGTACGATCGGGGAAGATTGTTGCGACCGGAAGTGTGTTTATTGAGAAGAAGTTTGTGAGGAATTGTGGTAAAGCTGGACATATCGAGGACGTTGTGGTTGATTCGAGTGCTCGTGGATTGCAGTTAGGTAAGAGAATCGTGGAGTATCTTGCTGATCATGCTCATTCGATGGGGTGTTATAAGGTAATTCTTGATTGCACCGAAGAGAATAGACCTTTCTACGAGAAATGTGGATTCAAGAAGAAAGAAATTCAGATGGTTAAGTATTTCGTTTGA
- the LOC107843237 gene encoding hsp70-binding protein 1 produces the protein MAKEGPNWDGLLKWSLSHADATNPPRNLSEEDRKWFMEAMQAQTVDVVKRMKEITLVMQTPEQVLESQGVTSQDIQDMLDELQEHVESIDMANDLHSIGGLVPLLGYLKNAHANIRAKAAEVVSTIVQNNPRSQQLVMEANGLEPLLSNFTSDPDVTARTKALGAISSLIRHNKPGIAAFRLANGYAALRDALSSESPRFQRKALNLIHYLLHENRSDCNVVTELGFPRVLMHLASSEDGEVREGALRGLLELAKDRTGEDAAGSSSIEENEKLKQILLERIEGISSMSPEDLGAAKEERQLVDSLWNTCYNEPSSLREKGLVVLPGDDASPPPDVASKHFEPPLRAWAANRYEDNTPPSNNEKKQAPLLIGLGPPPPRNSSSGGGVAGEENNRDTST, from the exons ATGGCAAAAGAAGGACCTAATTGGGATGGATTACTGAAATGGAGTTTGTCTCACGCTGATGCTACAAATCCTCCTCGCAATTTGAG TGAGGAGGACAGAAAGTGGTTCATGGAGGCTATGCAAGCTCAAACTGTTGATGTAGTAAAGAGAATGAAGGAGATTACACTTGTCATGCAAACACCAGAGCAGGTCTTGGAATCGCAGGGGGTGACTTCTCAAGATATCCAAG ATATGCTGGATGAGCTACAAGAACACGTTGAATCGATTGACATGgctaatg ATTTGCACTCAATTGGTGGATTAGTGCCTCTTCTTGGTTACTTAAAGAACGCCCATGCTAACATTAGAGCCAAAGCGGCAGAAGTTGTAAGTACAATTGTTCAGAACAACCCGAGGAGCCAACAACTGGTAATGGAAGCTAATGGCCTAGAACCTCTTCTGTCAAATTTCACCTCAGATCCTGATGTTACTGCCCGCACTAAAGCTCTGGGTGCAATCTCAT CTTTAATCAGGCACAATAAGCCCGGGATTGCTGCATTTCGTCTTGCAAATGGTTATGCAGCTTTAAGAGATGCTTTGAGTTCCGAGAGTCCGAGATTTCAGAG gaAAGCCCTTAACTTGATCCATTATTTACTGCATGAGAATCGTTCAGACTGCAACGTAGTGACTGAGCTAGGATTTCCTCGAGTTTTGATGCATCTAGCCTCTAGCGAAGATGGAGAAGTGCGAGAGGGTGCCCTACGAGGACTTCTTGAGCTTGCCAAAGACAGGACAGGAGAGGATGCTGCCGGCTCCTCATCTAttgaagaaaatgagaaactCAAGCAAATACTCCTGGAGCGAATCGAGGGGATTTCATCTATGTCACCTGAAGATCTTGGTGCTGCTAAAGAAGAGAGGCAGCTCGTAGATTCCCTCTGGAATACCTGCTACAACGAGCCTTCTTCTCTTAGAGAGAAAGGCTTAGTCGTTCTCCCCGGAGATGATGCATCACCACCACCCGATGTCGCCAGTAAGCATTTTGAACCACCTTTAAGAGCTTGGGCTGCTAATAGGTACGAGGATAATACACCGCCAAGTAATAACGAAAAGAAACAGGCTCCCCTGTTGATAGGCCTCGGTCCTCCTCCTCCGCGGAATAGCTCTAGCGGAGGCGGTGTCGCTGGGGAAGaaaataatagagacacctcTACATGA
- the LOC107843236 gene encoding IQ domain-containing protein IQM3: MEVETSGVSNFNRELLDMSSCELSELRIPHFRSSDDDNMEFQGFGSPVAQCDDKKSIAEFPISPSEPPGNGGGETTDAAKRVQKVYRSYRTRRMLADSAVVAEELWWQAIDYARLNHSTISFFNYLKPETAFSRWNRIGLNASKVGKGLSKDAEAQILAFQHWIEAIDPRHRYGHNLHIYYEEWCKTDAGQPFFFWLDLGDGRKVDLKECPRAKLQKQCIKYLGPQERQHYEYIIAEGQILHKLNRNLLDTTKGPPGEKWIFVMSTSRRLYAGVKKKGMFHHSSFLAGGAALAAGRLVVQDGTVKSISPYSGHYRPTDDSLETFLSILKDNGVNVDEVDIKKANEDYDTSEDVKSAKRSLSKLTTLSDSPPQAVKEEEKDRSTESIEPLQVESKPSSYQRTLSGGLQSPRREVPKTAILERINSKKSTQSYQLGHQLSRGWSTGAGPRIGCIADYPAELRWQALELTNVSPKPSPSSTPRPIDALCSPTCSSPVSGNVLVKSS, from the exons ATGGAAGTCGAAACTAGCGGCGTTTCAAATTTCAATAGAGAACTCCTCGACATGTCAAGTTGTGAACTCTCGGAGCTTCGTATTCCCCATTTTCGGAGCTCCGACGACGATAATATGGAGTTTCAAGGATTCGGTTCTCCGGTTGCTCAATGTGATGATAAAAAAAGTATCGCTGAGTTTCCGATTTCTCCGTCGGAACCACCGGGAAATGGTGGTGGAGAGACGACGGATGCTGCGAAAAGAGTGCAGAAAGTTTACCGGAGTTATCGTACGAGGCGTATGTTAGCTGATTCTGCTGTGGTTGCTGAAGAGCTTTG GTGGCAAGCAATAGATTATGCTCGGTTGAATCACAGTACAATTTCTTTCTTCAATTATTTGAAGCCGGAGACTGCATTTTCACGGTGGAATCGCATCGGCTTAAATGCTTCCAAG GTTGGTAAAGGTTTGTCTAAAGATGCTGAAGCTCAGATATTAGCTTTTCAACACTGGATTGAGGCT ATTGATCCACGTCATCGGTATGGGCATAACCTGCATATATATTATGAAGAATGGTGTAAAACTGATGCTGGCCAACCCTTCTTCTTCTG GTTGGATCTTGGAGATGGCAGAAAGGTTGATCTCAAAGAATGTCCACGAGCTAAGCTCCAGAAACAATGCATCAAGTATCTTGGACCT CAAGAGAGACAACATTATGAATACATAATTGCTGAAGGACAAATACTGCATAAGCTAAACAGAAATCTTCTTGACACAACTAAAGGGCCGCCAGGGGAAAAATGGATCTTTGTGATGAGCACCTCAAGAAGACTCTATGCTGGTGTG AAAAAGAAAGGAATGTTTCATCATTCCAGCTTTCTGGCTGGTGGGGCTGCTTTAGCTGCTGGACGACTCGTGGTACAGGATGGGACTGTAAAG TCTATTTCACCTTACAGTGGACATTATCGGCCAACAGATGATAGCCTTGAAACCTTTCTATCGATTCTCAAGGATAATGGAGTCAACGTGGATGAAGTTGAT ATAAAAAAGGCAAATGAAGACTACGACACCTCCGAAGATGTAAAATCTGCTAAAAGAAGTCTGTCTAAACTTACAACTCTATCAGACTCTCCTCCGCAAGCAGTGAAGGAAGAGGAGAAAGACCGTTCTACAGAATCAATCGAACCACTACAAGTTGAGAGTAAGCCAAGTAGCTACCAGCGAACGCTCTCAGGTGGCCTTCAAAGTCCGAGAAGAGAAGTACCAAAGACTGCTATACTAGAAAGGATCAATTCCAAGAAGTCTACACAATCATATCAACTCGGCCATCAACTCTCCCGAGGGTGGTCAACAGGTGCCGGTCCAAGAATTGGCTGCATTGCCGATTACCCTGCTGAACTTAGATGGCAAGCGTTGGAACTTACTAACGTTTCACCTAAACCTTCTCCATCATCCACTCCTAGACCCATCGATGCTCTTTGTTCACCTACATGTTCGTCGCCAGTTTCTGGCAATGTACTCGTAAAGTCTTCTTGA